A portion of the Lathamus discolor isolate bLatDis1 chromosome 5, bLatDis1.hap1, whole genome shotgun sequence genome contains these proteins:
- the FBXO11 gene encoding F-box only protein 11 isoform X4, which produces MVAEESGPGAQNSPYQLRRKTLLPKRTACPTKSSMEGASTSATENFGHRAKRARVSGKSQDLSAAPAEQYLQEKLPDEVVLKIFSYLLEQDLCRAACVCKRFSELANDPILWKRLYMEVFEYTRPMMHPEPGKFYQINPEEYEHPNPWKESFQQLYKGAHVKPGFAEHFYSNPARYKGRENMLYYDTIEDALGGVQEAHFDGLIFVHSGIYTDEWIYIESPITMIGAAPGKVADKVIIENTRDSTFVFMEGSEDAYVGYMTIRFNPDDKSAQHHNAHHCLEITVNCSPIIDHCIIRSTCTVGSAVCVSGQGACPTIKHCNISDCENVGLYITDHAQGIYEDNEISNNALAGIWVKNHGNPIIRRNHIHHGRDVGVFTFDHGMGYFESCNIHRNRIAGFEVKAYANPTVVRCEIHHGQTGGIYVHEKGRGQFIENKIYANNFAGVWITSNSDPTIRGNAIFNGNQGGVYIFGDGRGLIEGNDIYGNALAGIQIRTNSCPIVRHNKIHDGQHGGIYVHEKGQGVIEENEVYSNTLAGVWVTTGSTPVLRRNRIHSGKQVGVYFYDNGHGVLEDNDIYNHMYSGVQIRTGSNPKIRRNKIWGGQNGGILVYNSGLGFIEDNEIFDNAMAGVWIKTDSNPTLRRNKIHDGRDGGICIFNGGRGLLEENDIFRNAQAGVLISTNSHPVLRKNRIFDGFAAGIEITNHATATLEGNQIFNNRFGGLFLASGVNVTMKDNKIMNNQDAIEKAVSRGQCLYKISSYTSYPMHDFYRCHTCNTTDRNAICVNCIKKCHQGHDVEFIRHDRFFCDCGAGTLSNPCTLAGEPTHDTDTLYDSAPPIESNTLQHN; this is translated from the exons CAGCACCTGCAGAGCAGTATCTTCAGGAGAAGTTGCCAGATGAAGTGGTTCTAAAGATCTTCTCCTACCTGCTAGAGCAGGATCTCTGTAGAGCAGCTTGTGTGTGTAAACGCTTCAGTGAGCTGGCTAATGATCCCATTTTGTG GAAAAGATTGTATATGGAAGTATTTGAGTACACTCGTCCCATGATGCATCCTGAACCTGGAAAATTTTATCAGATTAATCCAGAAGAATATGAACATCCAAATCCCTGGAAAGAAAGCTTTCAGCAACTG tACAAAGGAGCACATGTAAAGCCAGGTTTTGCTGAACACTTCTACAGTAATCCTGCGAGatacaaaggaagagaaaatatgtTG tATTATGATACTATTGAAGATGCTCTTGGTGGAGTTCAAGAAGCTCATTTCGATGGTCTTATCTTTGTTCACTCTGGTATATATACTGATGAATGGATATATATAGAATCTCCAATCACCATGATCGGTGCAG CACCTGGAAAAGTAGCAGATAAAGTTATAATAGAAAACACTAGAGATTCCACCTTCGTTTTTATGGAGGGTTCTGAAGATGCCTATGTTGGATATATGACAATCAGG ttCAACCCTGATGACAAATCTGCTCAGCACCACAATGCACACCACTGCTTGGAGATCACCGTGAACTGCAGCCCAATTATAGATCACTGTATTATTCGAAGTACTTGTACAG ttgGCTCTGCAGTATGTGTTAGTGGCCAAGGAGCTTGTCCTACTATTAAACACTGTAACATCAGCGACTGTGAAAATGTTGGACTTTACATTACAGACCATGCACAG GGAATATATGAGGACAATGAGATCTCCAATAATGCGTTAGCAGGGATTTGGGTTAAAAACCATGGAAATCCCATTATCAGACGGAATCACATTCACCATGGACGTGATGTTGGCGTTTTCACTTTTGACCATGGCATG gGTTATTTTGAAAGCTGCAACATACACAGAAACAGGATAGCAGGTTTTGAAGTGAAAGCGTATGCCAACCCTACAGTAGTTCGGTGTGAAATACATCACGGCCAGACTGGAGGAATCTATGTTcatgaaaaaggaagaggacaattCATCGAGAACAAAATCTATGCAAACAACTTTGCAGGTGTTTGGATTACCTCAAACAGTGACCCAACAATAAG GGGCAATGCAATTTTTAATGGGAATCAAGGTGGTGTTTATATCTTTGGTGATGGAAGAGGCCTTATTGAAGGAAATGACATTTATG GTAATGCATTAGCAGGAATACAGATTCGAACAAACAGCTGTCCCATAGTTCGACACAACAAGATTCATGATGGTCAACATGGTGGAATTTATGTA CATGAAAAAGGACAAGGTGTGATTGAGGAAAACGAAGTTTACAGCAATACTTTGGCTGGAGTCTGGGTGACAACAGGGAGCACTCCAGTCTTGAGGAGAAACAGAATACACAGTGGGAAACAA GTTGGAGTTTATTTTTATGACAATGGACACGGCGTTTTAGAAGACAATGACATCTATAACCACATGTACTCAGGGGTCCAGATAAG AACTGGAAGCAACCCCAAAATCAGACGCAACAAGATCTGGGGTGGTCAGAATGGTGGTATTCTTGTCTATAATTCTG GGCTTGGATTTATAGAAGACAATGAGATTTTTGATAATGCAATGGCTGGTGTATGGATTAAAACAGACAGTAATCCTACactaagaagaaataaaatccatGATGGAAGAGATGGAGGCATCTGTATATTTAATGGGGGAAGAG GTCTCCTGGAAGAGAATGATATCTTCAGGAATGCTCAAGCTGGTGTTCTTATCAGCACCAACAGCCACCCTGTGCTAAGGAAAAACCGAATATTTGATGGATTTGCTGCAG GTATTGAAATAACAAATCATGCGACTGCAACGTTAGAAGGCAATCAGATTTTCAACAACCGCTTTGGAGGTTTATTTCTTGCGTCTGGTGTCAATGTCACAATGAAAG ATAACAAAATAATGAACAATCAAGATGCCATAGAAAAAGCTGTCAGTAGAGGCCAGTGTTTATATAAGATATCCAGTTACACCAGCTACCCGATGCATGACTTCTACAG ATGTCACACCTGTAACACCACGGACCGCAATGCCATATGCGTGAACTGCATTAAGAAGTGCCATCAAGGACATGACGTAGAATTCATTAGACACGATAG GTTTTTCTGTGACTGTGGTGCTGGAACACTGTCCAATCCCTGTACGCTTGCTGGAGAGCCTACACATGATACAGACACACTATATGACTCTGCTCCACCTATAGAATCCAATACATTGCAGCACAACTGA
- the FBXO11 gene encoding F-box only protein 11 isoform X3, whose translation MTELTGIEKMKDDDVPADMVAEESGPGAQNSPYQLRRKTLLPKRTACPTKSSMEGASTSATENFGHRAKRARVSGKSQDLSAAPAEQYLQEKLPDEVVLKIFSYLLEQDLCRAACVCKRFSELANDPILWKRLYMEVFEYTRPMMHPEPGKFYQINPEEYEHPNPWKESFQQLYKGAHVKPGFAEHFYSNPARYKGRENMLYYDTIEDALGGVQEAHFDGLIFVHSGIYTDEWIYIESPITMIGAAPGKVADKVIIENTRDSTFVFMEGSEDAYVGYMTIRFNPDDKSAQHHNAHHCLEITVNCSPIIDHCIIRSTCTVGSAVCVSGQGACPTIKHCNISDCENVGLYITDHAQGIYEDNEISNNALAGIWVKNHGNPIIRRNHIHHGRDVGVFTFDHGMGYFESCNIHRNRIAGFEVKAYANPTVVRCEIHHGQTGGIYVHEKGRGQFIENKIYANNFAGVWITSNSDPTIRGNAIFNGNQGGVYIFGDGRGLIEGNDIYGNALAGIQIRTNSCPIVRHNKIHDGQHGGIYVHEKGQGVIEENEVYSNTLAGVWVTTGSTPVLRRNRIHSGKQVGVYFYDNGHGVLEDNDIYNHMYSGVQIRTGSNPKIRRNKIWGGQNGGILVYNSGLGFIEDNEIFDNAMAGVWIKTDSNPTLRRNKIHDGRDGGICIFNGGRGLLEENDIFRNAQAGVLISTNSHPVLRKNRIFDGFAAGIEITNHATATLEGNQIFNNRFGGLFLASGVNVTMKDNKIMNNQDAIEKAVSRGQCLYKISSYTSYPMHDFYRCHTCNTTDRNAICVNCIKKCHQGHDVEFIRHDRFFCDCGAGTLSNPCTLAGEPTHDTDTLYDSAPPIESNTLQHN comes from the exons CAGCACCTGCAGAGCAGTATCTTCAGGAGAAGTTGCCAGATGAAGTGGTTCTAAAGATCTTCTCCTACCTGCTAGAGCAGGATCTCTGTAGAGCAGCTTGTGTGTGTAAACGCTTCAGTGAGCTGGCTAATGATCCCATTTTGTG GAAAAGATTGTATATGGAAGTATTTGAGTACACTCGTCCCATGATGCATCCTGAACCTGGAAAATTTTATCAGATTAATCCAGAAGAATATGAACATCCAAATCCCTGGAAAGAAAGCTTTCAGCAACTG tACAAAGGAGCACATGTAAAGCCAGGTTTTGCTGAACACTTCTACAGTAATCCTGCGAGatacaaaggaagagaaaatatgtTG tATTATGATACTATTGAAGATGCTCTTGGTGGAGTTCAAGAAGCTCATTTCGATGGTCTTATCTTTGTTCACTCTGGTATATATACTGATGAATGGATATATATAGAATCTCCAATCACCATGATCGGTGCAG CACCTGGAAAAGTAGCAGATAAAGTTATAATAGAAAACACTAGAGATTCCACCTTCGTTTTTATGGAGGGTTCTGAAGATGCCTATGTTGGATATATGACAATCAGG ttCAACCCTGATGACAAATCTGCTCAGCACCACAATGCACACCACTGCTTGGAGATCACCGTGAACTGCAGCCCAATTATAGATCACTGTATTATTCGAAGTACTTGTACAG ttgGCTCTGCAGTATGTGTTAGTGGCCAAGGAGCTTGTCCTACTATTAAACACTGTAACATCAGCGACTGTGAAAATGTTGGACTTTACATTACAGACCATGCACAG GGAATATATGAGGACAATGAGATCTCCAATAATGCGTTAGCAGGGATTTGGGTTAAAAACCATGGAAATCCCATTATCAGACGGAATCACATTCACCATGGACGTGATGTTGGCGTTTTCACTTTTGACCATGGCATG gGTTATTTTGAAAGCTGCAACATACACAGAAACAGGATAGCAGGTTTTGAAGTGAAAGCGTATGCCAACCCTACAGTAGTTCGGTGTGAAATACATCACGGCCAGACTGGAGGAATCTATGTTcatgaaaaaggaagaggacaattCATCGAGAACAAAATCTATGCAAACAACTTTGCAGGTGTTTGGATTACCTCAAACAGTGACCCAACAATAAG GGGCAATGCAATTTTTAATGGGAATCAAGGTGGTGTTTATATCTTTGGTGATGGAAGAGGCCTTATTGAAGGAAATGACATTTATG GTAATGCATTAGCAGGAATACAGATTCGAACAAACAGCTGTCCCATAGTTCGACACAACAAGATTCATGATGGTCAACATGGTGGAATTTATGTA CATGAAAAAGGACAAGGTGTGATTGAGGAAAACGAAGTTTACAGCAATACTTTGGCTGGAGTCTGGGTGACAACAGGGAGCACTCCAGTCTTGAGGAGAAACAGAATACACAGTGGGAAACAA GTTGGAGTTTATTTTTATGACAATGGACACGGCGTTTTAGAAGACAATGACATCTATAACCACATGTACTCAGGGGTCCAGATAAG AACTGGAAGCAACCCCAAAATCAGACGCAACAAGATCTGGGGTGGTCAGAATGGTGGTATTCTTGTCTATAATTCTG GGCTTGGATTTATAGAAGACAATGAGATTTTTGATAATGCAATGGCTGGTGTATGGATTAAAACAGACAGTAATCCTACactaagaagaaataaaatccatGATGGAAGAGATGGAGGCATCTGTATATTTAATGGGGGAAGAG GTCTCCTGGAAGAGAATGATATCTTCAGGAATGCTCAAGCTGGTGTTCTTATCAGCACCAACAGCCACCCTGTGCTAAGGAAAAACCGAATATTTGATGGATTTGCTGCAG GTATTGAAATAACAAATCATGCGACTGCAACGTTAGAAGGCAATCAGATTTTCAACAACCGCTTTGGAGGTTTATTTCTTGCGTCTGGTGTCAATGTCACAATGAAAG ATAACAAAATAATGAACAATCAAGATGCCATAGAAAAAGCTGTCAGTAGAGGCCAGTGTTTATATAAGATATCCAGTTACACCAGCTACCCGATGCATGACTTCTACAG ATGTCACACCTGTAACACCACGGACCGCAATGCCATATGCGTGAACTGCATTAAGAAGTGCCATCAAGGACATGACGTAGAATTCATTAGACACGATAG GTTTTTCTGTGACTGTGGTGCTGGAACACTGTCCAATCCCTGTACGCTTGCTGGAGAGCCTACACATGATACAGACACACTATATGACTCTGCTCCACCTATAGAATCCAATACATTGCAGCACAACTGA